A section of the Roseovarius sp. W115 genome encodes:
- the mtaB gene encoding tRNA (N(6)-L-threonylcarbamoyladenosine(37)-C(2))-methylthiotransferase MtaB — protein sequence MNAPKFTTLGCRLNAYETEAMKDLAGQVGLENAVVVNTCAVTAEAVRKARQEIRKLRRENPSARLIVTGCAAQTEPTTFSAMQEVDAVIGNTEKMASATWKGLAADFIGETEAVQVDDIMSVTETAGHLIDGFGTRSRAYVQVQNGCDHRCTFCIIPYGRGNSRSVPAGVVVDQIKRLVDRGYNEVVLTGVDLTSWGADLPKTPKLGDLVMRILKLVPDLPRLRISSIDSIEVDENLMQAIATEPRLMPHLHLSLQHGDDLILKRMKRRHLREDAIRFSEEARSLRPDMTFGADIIAGFPTETEAAFENSLKLVEDCHLTWLHVFPYSPRPGTPAARMPQVDGQAIKSRAARLRQAGEARVTRHLAEQQGLIHRVLLENPRMGRTEQFTEVMFNSDQPEGQIVTAKITGTDGQKLVA from the coding sequence ATGAACGCGCCCAAGTTTACCACATTGGGATGTCGGCTGAATGCCTATGAGACAGAGGCGATGAAGGACCTCGCCGGACAGGTGGGGCTTGAGAATGCCGTGGTGGTAAACACTTGTGCCGTGACGGCAGAGGCCGTGCGCAAGGCGCGGCAAGAAATCCGCAAGCTGCGGCGGGAAAACCCTTCGGCGCGGTTGATCGTAACCGGTTGCGCCGCGCAGACCGAGCCTACTACCTTCTCTGCCATGCAAGAGGTGGACGCCGTAATCGGCAACACCGAGAAGATGGCGTCTGCGACATGGAAAGGTCTGGCTGCGGATTTCATTGGTGAGACAGAGGCCGTGCAGGTCGACGATATTATGTCTGTCACCGAGACCGCGGGGCACCTGATCGACGGATTTGGCACCCGAAGTCGTGCTTATGTGCAGGTGCAAAACGGCTGCGATCATCGCTGTACCTTCTGCATCATCCCCTATGGGCGCGGCAATTCGCGGTCGGTGCCTGCCGGTGTGGTGGTGGATCAGATCAAGCGATTGGTGGATCGTGGATACAACGAAGTTGTTCTCACAGGGGTGGATCTCACAAGTTGGGGTGCTGATCTTCCAAAGACGCCGAAGCTGGGCGATCTGGTGATGCGTATCCTCAAGCTGGTCCCTGATCTGCCGCGCTTGCGAATTTCGAGCATCGATTCCATTGAGGTGGACGAGAACCTGATGCAGGCCATCGCGACTGAGCCGCGCCTGATGCCACATTTGCATCTTAGTTTGCAACATGGCGATGACCTGATCCTCAAGCGTATGAAGCGGCGGCATTTGCGGGAAGATGCCATTCGTTTTTCCGAAGAGGCGCGAAGTTTACGTCCGGATATGACCTTTGGAGCGGACATCATTGCCGGGTTTCCAACTGAGACCGAGGCGGCGTTTGAAAACTCCTTGAAACTTGTCGAGGATTGCCACCTGACCTGGTTGCATGTGTTTCCCTACTCACCGCGTCCTGGCACCCCTGCGGCGCGGATGCCTCAGGTGGATGGCCAGGCCATCAAATCGCGCGCGGCGCGCTTGCGGCAGGCGGGTGAGGCGCGTGTCACCCGGCACCTGGCTGAGCAGCAAGGGCTCATTCATCGGGTTTTGCTGGAAAATCCCCGCATGGGCCGAACCGAGCAATTTACCGAAGTTATGTTTAACTCCGACCAACCTGAAGGTCAGATTGTGACAGCAAAAATTACCGGTACAGACGGTCAAAAACTGGTTGCCTGA
- a CDS encoding glutathione S-transferase codes for MPLPVFWSFRRCPYAMRARLALCVAEQQVELREILLRDKPQAFRAASPSATVPCLETGDEVIDESLDIMRWALAQNDPQGWLDMPEEGEALIQLCDGPFKTALDRYKYATRFPDHDPITERAMASAFLQDLEARLTESEALFGRTRTLADMAILPFVRQFAHVDLVWFQSQPWPNVISWLEGFKASELFGKAMHKFPVWDMQADPVAFPSIET; via the coding sequence ATGCCTTTGCCCGTCTTTTGGTCGTTTCGCCGTTGTCCTTATGCCATGCGGGCGCGTTTGGCGCTCTGTGTCGCAGAACAACAGGTCGAGCTGCGAGAGATATTGCTCAGAGACAAGCCACAGGCTTTTCGCGCGGCGTCCCCATCCGCCACTGTGCCATGTCTGGAGACCGGCGACGAGGTGATCGACGAAAGCCTGGACATCATGCGCTGGGCTTTGGCGCAGAATGACCCGCAAGGATGGCTTGATATGCCAGAGGAGGGTGAGGCGCTGATCCAGTTATGTGATGGCCCGTTCAAAACGGCCTTGGATCGTTACAAATACGCGACCCGTTTTCCAGATCATGACCCAATAACAGAACGCGCCATGGCAAGCGCCTTCTTGCAAGACCTTGAAGCGCGACTGACCGAGTCCGAGGCCTTGTTTGGAAGGACCAGAACGCTGGCCGATATGGCCATCCTGCCATTTGTTCGCCAGTTTGCGCATGTGGACCTGGTGTGGTTTCAATCGCAGCCTTGGCCAAATGTCATTTCATGGCTTGAGGGTTTCAAAGCCTCAGAGCTTTTTGGCAAGGCCATGCACAAGTTCCCAGTGTGGGACATGCAGGCAGATCCGGTTGCGTTTCCAAGTATCGAGACTTGA
- a CDS encoding FMN-binding negative transcriptional regulator produces MHPNLAFRQTPQERNIAFAREQGFGILAVGTEAAPLMSHIPFLLSEDGKIAEFHLVRSNPIARRMSDPMQASLAISGPHSYVSPDWYEVEDQVPTWNYIAVHLVGEIERRPQEEMHNLLDRQSAHFEDQLLPKPPWLTAKMTPDVLTKMMRQIVPCRMRVSEIHGTWKLNQNKADEVRLRAADQLEHADMGVQTNVLARHMRDLP; encoded by the coding sequence ATGCATCCCAACCTCGCCTTTCGCCAAACGCCGCAGGAGCGCAACATCGCCTTTGCCCGTGAGCAAGGGTTTGGGATTTTGGCTGTGGGCACCGAGGCGGCACCACTCATGAGCCATATTCCGTTTCTTTTATCCGAAGACGGTAAAATCGCGGAATTTCACCTTGTCCGCTCAAATCCCATCGCGCGTCGTATGTCGGATCCGATGCAAGCCAGTCTGGCGATCAGCGGCCCGCATTCTTACGTGTCGCCCGATTGGTATGAGGTCGAGGATCAAGTGCCTACATGGAATTACATCGCTGTGCACCTTGTTGGAGAGATTGAACGACGCCCTCAGGAGGAAATGCACAATCTGCTAGACCGGCAATCCGCTCATTTTGAAGATCAGCTTCTGCCCAAGCCACCTTGGCTCACGGCAAAGATGACGCCTGATGTGCTCACGAAAATGATGCGCCAGATTGTGCCGTGCCGAATGCGAGTCAGCGAAATCCATGGAACATGGAAGCTCAATCAAAACAAAGCTGACGAGGTGCGCCTGCGTGCGGCAGATCAGTTAGAACATGCTGACATGGGCGTTCAAACAAATGTGCTTGCCCGACATATGCGGGATCTTCCCTAG
- a CDS encoding glutathione S-transferase family protein — MQLISAQPSPFGRKVKVMLIETDQADAVERVDVMTTPVATDPKVAAANPVGKIPALVREDGPTLYDSRVICRYLDARANAGLYPEARIWDTLTLEATADGIMDAAVLMVYEHRVRPESLVFEGWIEAQWAKVIRSVNAVNDRWMSHLHGPFDASHIAMGCALAYLDFRLGDRDWRTRNKDLTDWFSVFEKRDSMTETAPE; from the coding sequence ATGCAACTCATATCCGCTCAACCTTCGCCCTTTGGGCGCAAAGTAAAAGTCATGTTGATCGAAACGGATCAGGCGGACGCCGTGGAGCGCGTTGACGTCATGACAACGCCCGTTGCAACCGATCCGAAAGTGGCTGCTGCAAATCCGGTGGGCAAAATTCCGGCTTTGGTACGTGAGGATGGTCCGACACTTTATGACAGTCGTGTGATTTGTCGCTATCTTGATGCACGTGCGAACGCAGGGCTTTATCCAGAGGCGCGGATTTGGGACACCTTGACGCTCGAAGCGACGGCGGATGGGATCATGGATGCTGCGGTTCTTATGGTCTACGAGCATCGAGTGCGACCCGAGTCCCTCGTTTTTGAAGGCTGGATTGAAGCCCAGTGGGCTAAAGTTATTCGCAGCGTGAATGCGGTGAATGATCGTTGGATGAGCCACCTGCATGGCCCGTTTGACGCCAGCCATATCGCAATGGGATGTGCCTTGGCCTATCTTGATTTCCGCCTGGGCGATCGCGACTGGCGCACCCGAAACAAGGACCTCACGGATTGGTTTTCTGTCTTCGAAAAACGCGACAGTATGACAGAAACGGCCCCGGAATAG